One Borreliella chilensis DNA window includes the following coding sequences:
- the rnhB gene encoding ribonuclease HII (RNH2; RNase HII; binds manganese; endonuclease which specifically degrades the RNA of RNA-DNA hybrids) has translation MICGIDEVGRGCIFGPILCAAVVFKKKINFTKELDDSKKLTKEKREYLSSLILENSYYAFAEISNIIIEKINIHNASLLAMQTAYENLKLNCSLVLVDGKFVPKIKAKTVKAIIKGDSIIDEIKAASIIAKVKRDKLMDEYDNIYPLYLLKKNKGYPTKEHKNAIKKYGVLSLHRKNFKLI, from the coding sequence ATGATTTGTGGAATAGACGAAGTTGGAAGAGGCTGTATTTTTGGACCCATTCTATGTGCTGCTGTAGTTTTCAAAAAAAAAATTAACTTTACAAAAGAACTAGACGATTCTAAAAAGCTGACAAAAGAAAAAAGAGAATATCTATCCTCACTAATACTTGAAAACTCATATTATGCATTTGCTGAGATTTCAAACATAATAATAGAAAAAATCAATATTCACAACGCATCTCTTCTTGCAATGCAAACCGCATATGAAAACTTAAAATTAAATTGCAGCTTGGTACTTGTAGATGGAAAATTTGTCCCAAAAATAAAAGCAAAAACTGTCAAAGCAATAATTAAAGGAGATTCAATAATCGACGAGATTAAAGCTGCTTCAATTATTGCTAAAGTCAAAAGAGATAAACTGATGGACGAATACGATAACATTTACCCATTATATTTGCTCAAAAAAAATAAAGGATACCCCACAAAAGAGCATAAAAATGCAATAAAGAAATATGGGGTTTTAAGCCTTCATAGAAAAAATTTTAAACTAATTTAA
- a CDS encoding transporter codes for MFNEILWLAMLITTYSFLVILFLFFKKTGLFAWIAVSIIIANIQVLKQITIFGINATLGNIIYASAYIATDILSEFYGKKTSKNAVYIGFISFIVFTVLTNAQIYFMSNKTEENFKSLESIFSSIPALLIASLTAYIVSQLHDVYLYQFIKNKFPRFLFFRTNGSTLVSGLIDTIIFVSIATYFQVFPKQAFLDIVISTYLIKGFAGILGTPFIYFVKYIKIQK; via the coding sequence ATGTTTAATGAAATTTTATGGCTTGCTATGCTAATTACTACTTATTCATTTCTGGTTATTTTGTTCCTTTTTTTTAAAAAAACCGGACTATTTGCGTGGATTGCAGTGTCAATTATTATAGCAAACATTCAAGTTTTAAAACAAATTACAATATTTGGAATTAATGCTACATTAGGCAATATTATTTATGCGTCAGCATATATTGCAACAGACATTCTCTCAGAATTTTATGGGAAAAAAACTTCAAAAAATGCTGTTTATATTGGATTTATCAGCTTTATTGTCTTTACAGTATTGACAAATGCCCAAATTTACTTTATGTCAAATAAAACTGAAGAAAATTTTAAAAGTTTAGAAAGCATTTTCTCTTCAATACCAGCTTTACTAATAGCTTCTCTTACTGCATATATAGTATCCCAATTACACGACGTATATCTATATCAGTTTATTAAAAACAAATTTCCTAGATTTTTATTTTTTAGGACCAATGGATCAACATTAGTAAGTGGCCTAATAGATACAATAATTTTTGTAAGCATAGCAACCTATTTCCAAGTATTTCCAAAGCAAGCTTTCCTAGATATAGTAATTTCCACGTACCTAATCAAAGGTTTCGCGGGAATTTTAGGAACACCTTTTATATATTTTGTAAAATATATAAAAATTCAAAAATAA
- a CDS encoding rRNA methyltransferase has product MVNDVLKRIDVLSEFITSKKKARIEEVLSCRTNYLTFVLEDIFQSQNASSAIRTGEILGFSDVHVIEKKNKYTLNPDITLGSSQWINLNKYKNAKFAIDRLKSDGYVIVATSLSEDSINLENFPINNKMAVFFGTELTGLSSEVLGAADLYVKIPMYGFTQSYNISVAVAIVMYSLAIRLRKSNIDYLLNEVEKSNLRLKYYRQVVKNYQCIENLINS; this is encoded by the coding sequence ATTGTGAATGATGTATTAAAGAGAATAGATGTTTTATCTGAATTTATTACAAGTAAAAAAAAAGCCAGAATTGAAGAAGTATTAAGTTGTCGTACTAATTATTTAACTTTTGTGCTTGAAGATATTTTTCAGTCTCAAAATGCAAGCTCCGCTATTAGAACGGGTGAGATTTTGGGATTTAGTGATGTTCATGTTATTGAAAAAAAGAATAAGTACACTTTAAATCCAGATATTACCTTAGGATCTTCACAATGGATAAATTTAAATAAGTATAAAAATGCTAAGTTTGCCATTGACAGGTTGAAGTCTGATGGATATGTTATAGTGGCTACATCTTTAAGTGAAGATTCAATAAATCTTGAAAATTTTCCAATTAACAATAAGATGGCGGTATTTTTTGGGACAGAATTAACAGGTCTTAGTTCAGAGGTTTTGGGAGCTGCTGATTTATATGTAAAAATACCTATGTATGGATTTACTCAAAGTTATAATATTTCTGTTGCTGTTGCAATAGTTATGTATTCTTTAGCAATTCGCTTAAGGAAAAGCAACATTGATTACTTATTAAATGAAGTTGAGAAATCTAACTTGAGATTAAAATATTATAGGCAAGTTGTTAAAAATTATCAATGTATTGAAAACCTTATTAATTCTTAA
- a CDS encoding uracil-DNA glycosylase: protein MEVKIEASWKEVLTNEFNKEYFKKLVKFIKHEYKTKKGKIFPPPKLIFNAFDSLPFKDIKVVIIGQDPYHGKNQANGLAFSVDSGIKIPPSLQNIFKEIERSLKIKTIPNGDLKRWAIQGVFLINTILTVEESKPSSHKAIGWEIFTDEVIKIISKNLQNIVFMLWGNLARSKKRFIDSSKHLILETSHPSPYSANNGFLGSNHFSSALHYLKKHNKNKINFQ from the coding sequence ATGGAAGTAAAAATTGAAGCATCTTGGAAAGAAGTTTTAACCAATGAATTTAATAAAGAATACTTTAAAAAACTTGTAAAGTTTATAAAACATGAATATAAAACAAAAAAAGGGAAAATTTTTCCTCCCCCAAAACTTATATTCAATGCTTTTGATTCCCTACCATTTAAAGACATAAAAGTAGTAATAATCGGGCAAGATCCATATCATGGAAAAAACCAAGCAAATGGACTTGCTTTTTCTGTAGATTCAGGAATTAAAATCCCACCATCTTTGCAAAATATATTTAAAGAAATAGAAAGAAGTTTGAAAATAAAAACTATCCCAAACGGAGATTTAAAAAGATGGGCAATTCAAGGTGTATTTCTAATAAATACAATCTTAACAGTCGAAGAAAGCAAGCCTTCTTCTCATAAGGCTATTGGGTGGGAAATTTTTACAGATGAAGTAATAAAAATAATCTCTAAAAATCTGCAAAACATTGTATTTATGCTTTGGGGTAATTTAGCAAGAAGTAAAAAAAGGTTCATCGACTCTTCAAAACATCTAATTCTTGAAACAAGCCACCCATCTCCATATTCAGCAAACAATGGATTTTTAGGATCGAACCATTTTAGCAGTGCTTTACATTATTTAAAAAAACATAATAAAAATAAAATAAACTTTCAGTAG
- a CDS encoding preprotein translocase subunit SecG, giving the protein MDLFRFFIFIIFVIVSIFIILLVLIQDEQGDGIGGVFGGGSSSIFGAKSSSVAVKITGFFIALFFIFVVSLSFMNTRRADNSFLDGIKAEDKNSSTFWDNESNQSDIDVDEFKEENSKEKNN; this is encoded by the coding sequence TTGGATTTATTTAGGTTTTTTATTTTTATAATTTTTGTTATTGTTTCAATTTTTATCATTCTTTTAGTTTTAATTCAAGATGAGCAAGGCGATGGAATAGGTGGTGTTTTTGGAGGTGGTAGTTCTTCTATTTTTGGAGCAAAATCTTCAAGTGTTGCTGTAAAAATTACTGGATTTTTTATAGCGCTCTTTTTTATATTTGTAGTTTCTCTGTCTTTTATGAATACCAGAAGAGCAGATAATAGTTTTCTAGATGGCATAAAGGCGGAAGACAAGAATAGTTCAACTTTTTGGGATAATGAAAGCAATCAATCAGATATTGATGTTGATGAATTTAAAGAAGAAAATTCTAAAGAAAAAAATAATTAA
- the tpiA gene encoding triosephosphate isomerase (Reversibly isomerizes the ketone sugar dihydroxyacetone phosphate to the aldehyde sugar glyceraldehyde-3-phosphate): MRKTFLAGNWKMHYTSTEASIVAKKIADGVKTLRDDIVVMIAPSFTALSKVSECIKGSNILLGAQNMSYMESGARTSEVSPSMLLEFGVEYVILGHSECRSYLAETDDIINKKILVGLKHPFKYLVLCVGETLDERVSGKTLDIVLNQVKKGLSGVSESDIKRIILAYEPVWAIGTGKTATKGEVEEVHKAIRLEIMKLYSKSASENIIIQYGGSVNLSNVKELINEPDIDGALIGGASLKAESFLSIINNAL, from the coding sequence GTGAGAAAAACGTTTTTAGCGGGAAATTGGAAAATGCACTATACAAGTACAGAAGCTTCTATTGTTGCAAAAAAAATTGCAGATGGGGTTAAAACTTTAAGAGATGATATTGTGGTAATGATAGCTCCTTCATTTACAGCTTTGTCTAAAGTTTCAGAATGTATTAAGGGTAGCAATATTCTTCTTGGTGCTCAAAATATGTCTTATATGGAAAGTGGAGCAAGAACGAGCGAAGTTTCACCTTCAATGCTTTTGGAATTTGGAGTAGAATATGTTATACTTGGTCATTCTGAATGCAGGTCGTATTTGGCAGAAACGGATGATATAATAAATAAAAAAATTCTTGTAGGGCTTAAGCATCCTTTTAAGTACTTAGTTCTTTGTGTTGGCGAAACTCTTGATGAAAGAGTTTCTGGAAAAACTTTAGACATTGTTTTAAATCAGGTTAAAAAGGGGTTGTCAGGTGTTTCTGAATCAGACATTAAAAGAATAATTTTAGCTTATGAACCTGTTTGGGCGATTGGAACAGGCAAAACAGCAACTAAAGGGGAAGTAGAAGAAGTTCATAAGGCAATTAGGCTTGAGATTATGAAGCTATATTCAAAATCAGCTTCAGAAAATATTATAATTCAATATGGGGGATCTGTTAATTTAAGCAATGTAAAAGAGCTTATTAATGAACCTGATATTGATGGTGCATTAATAGGTGGAGCATCTTTGAAGGCCGAATCTTTTTTGTCTATAATCAATAATGCTTTGTAG
- the pgk gene encoding phosphoglycerate kinase (Converts 3-phospho-D-glycerate to 3-phospho-D-glyceroyl phosphate during the glycolysis pathway), with protein MSIKTVKDFNFAGKRALVRCDFNVPLKEGIISDDTRIKAALSTIEYLKERGARVVLVSHLGRPEGKKNLKYSLKPVANRLSELLGQDVKMFSDCIGGEIVNNTLQMKDGDVVLLENVRFYIEEEKNDKNFAKQLSENGDVFVNDAFGAAHRAHASTVGVADYLPSVGGFLMEKEDKFLGGILKNPESPFVSIIGGSKVSSKIAVLESLLSKSNVVVIGGGMAYTFLHSEGYSIGKSLLEIEYIDIASSFLKKAKELNVKVILPLDHIVASSFNKNSIPEYIDSFNIPENKIGMDIGINTLKEIEKVISTAKTVIWNGPLGVFEFDLFSKGTAKVAEMVASCPGLTVVGGGDSVAAVNQFNLSDKITHVSTGGGASLEYLEGKVLPGIKVLEK; from the coding sequence ATGTCAATAAAAACAGTAAAAGACTTTAACTTTGCGGGCAAGCGAGCTTTAGTAAGATGCGATTTTAATGTTCCCCTAAAAGAGGGGATCATTAGTGATGATACTAGAATTAAAGCTGCATTGTCCACAATAGAGTATTTAAAAGAAAGAGGAGCTAGGGTTGTTCTTGTAAGTCATTTGGGCAGACCAGAGGGTAAGAAAAATCTTAAATATTCCCTTAAACCAGTTGCCAATAGATTGTCAGAACTTTTAGGCCAGGATGTTAAGATGTTTTCTGATTGCATTGGAGGCGAAATTGTAAACAATACTTTGCAAATGAAGGATGGCGATGTTGTATTGCTTGAAAATGTAAGGTTTTATATAGAAGAAGAAAAAAATGATAAAAATTTTGCAAAACAACTTTCTGAGAATGGAGATGTTTTTGTAAATGATGCCTTTGGTGCGGCTCATAGGGCTCATGCTTCAACGGTAGGGGTTGCTGATTATTTGCCATCTGTTGGTGGATTTTTAATGGAAAAAGAAGACAAATTTCTTGGAGGAATTTTAAAGAACCCGGAAAGTCCATTTGTTTCGATTATTGGTGGATCTAAGGTTTCTTCAAAGATTGCAGTATTGGAATCACTTTTATCAAAGTCAAATGTAGTTGTAATTGGCGGTGGAATGGCTTATACTTTTTTGCATTCTGAAGGATATTCTATAGGGAAATCTCTTTTAGAGATCGAATATATTGATATAGCTTCTTCTTTTTTAAAGAAAGCAAAAGAGTTAAATGTTAAAGTGATTTTACCACTTGATCATATTGTAGCAAGCAGTTTTAATAAAAATTCTATTCCCGAGTATATTGATTCTTTTAATATTCCTGAAAACAAGATTGGTATGGATATTGGAATTAATACTTTAAAAGAAATTGAAAAGGTGATAAGCACTGCAAAAACCGTAATTTGGAATGGTCCTCTTGGTGTATTTGAATTTGATTTGTTTTCAAAAGGAACCGCAAAGGTTGCTGAAATGGTAGCTTCTTGCCCAGGTTTAACGGTTGTTGGTGGTGGAGATTCTGTTGCAGCTGTTAATCAATTTAATTTATCTGATAAAATTACTCATGTTTCAACAGGTGGTGGTGCATCTCTTGAATATCTTGAAGGGAAAGTTTTGCCAGGCATTAAGGTTTTGGAGAAGTAA
- a CDS encoding glyceraldehyde-3-phosphate dehydrogenase, whose protein sequence is MKLAINGFGRIGRNVFKIAFERGIDIVAINDLTDPKTLAHLLKYDSTFGVYNKKIESRDGAIVVDGREIKIIAERDPKNLPWGKLGIDVVIESTGVFSSATSDRGGYLDHVDHAGAKKVILTVPAKDEIKTIVLGVNDHDINSNLKAVSNASCTTNCLAPLAKVLHESFGIEQGLMTTVHAYTNDQRILDLPHSDLRRARAAALSIIPTSTGAAKAVGLVLPELKGKLNGTSMRVPVPTGSIVDLTVQLKKRDVTKEEINYALKKASETSGLKGILGYTEDPIVSSDIKGNSHSSIVDSLETMVLENGFAKVLSWYDNEFGYSTRVVDLAQKLVK, encoded by the coding sequence ATGAAATTGGCTATTAATGGCTTTGGTCGTATTGGTAGAAATGTTTTTAAAATTGCCTTTGAAAGAGGAATTGATATTGTTGCAATAAATGATTTAACAGATCCCAAAACTCTTGCGCATCTTTTAAAGTATGATTCAACTTTTGGAGTATATAATAAAAAAATTGAGTCAAGAGATGGTGCTATTGTTGTAGATGGAAGAGAGATAAAAATTATTGCTGAGAGAGATCCAAAAAATCTTCCTTGGGGGAAGCTTGGAATTGATGTCGTAATTGAATCAACAGGTGTTTTTTCATCGGCAACTAGTGATAGAGGAGGGTATCTTGATCATGTGGATCATGCTGGGGCTAAAAAAGTTATTTTAACAGTTCCTGCTAAAGACGAGATTAAAACAATAGTTCTTGGTGTAAATGATCACGATATTAATTCTAATTTAAAGGCTGTTTCAAATGCTTCATGTACAACCAATTGTTTGGCGCCTCTTGCAAAAGTGCTTCATGAATCATTTGGAATTGAACAAGGGCTGATGACAACTGTTCATGCCTATACTAATGATCAAAGAATTTTGGATCTTCCTCATTCTGATCTTAGACGAGCAAGGGCTGCTGCACTTTCTATTATTCCAACTTCAACTGGTGCTGCAAAAGCAGTTGGACTTGTTTTGCCTGAGCTTAAGGGAAAGTTAAATGGGACTTCAATGAGAGTACCTGTGCCAACAGGTTCAATTGTTGATCTTACGGTTCAACTCAAGAAAAGGGACGTTACAAAAGAGGAGATTAATTATGCTCTTAAGAAAGCATCAGAAACATCTGGGCTTAAGGGTATTTTGGGATATACAGAAGATCCAATTGTCTCTTCAGATATAAAGGGGAATTCTCATTCTTCTATTGTTGATAGTCTTGAGACAATGGTTCTTGAAAATGGATTTGCCAAGGTATTATCATGGTATGACAATGAATTTGGATATTCTACAAGAGTGGTTGATCTTGCTCAAAAATTGGTAAAATGA
- a CDS encoding hemolysin: MLGFLNFKDKKKKKRSPENDLEDKPNIGTSLIKNFNALKETIVKEIMIPRIGVIFVDYAKSKDELLKIVTSSSHSRFPVYHGTIDNIVGIIHTRDILLHMCKKDFYEIDLKDIMRKVMFVPESKKTDSLLKEFQENHVHIAIVVDEYGGVSGLVTLEDILEEIVGDIQDEFDNELDEIVRLDDGTYLCDARILIEDLNEKLDLNLPNGDFDTLGGFVYDLFGRIPLKNEKVEYGNLVFSIKNMHQRNIKVIKISEKEGL, encoded by the coding sequence ATGTTGGGATTTTTAAATTTTAAAGATAAAAAGAAAAAAAAAAGAAGCCCAGAAAACGATCTTGAAGATAAGCCGAATATTGGAACTTCTTTGATAAAAAATTTCAATGCTCTTAAAGAGACTATTGTAAAAGAGATTATGATTCCTAGGATAGGAGTTATATTCGTTGATTATGCTAAGAGCAAGGATGAGCTTTTAAAGATTGTAACATCTAGTAGTCATTCAAGATTTCCTGTTTATCACGGTACTATTGACAACATTGTTGGGATAATTCATACAAGAGACATACTTTTGCATATGTGTAAAAAAGACTTCTATGAAATAGATTTAAAAGATATTATGCGAAAGGTTATGTTTGTTCCTGAAAGCAAAAAAACAGATTCTCTTTTAAAAGAATTTCAAGAAAATCATGTGCATATTGCAATTGTAGTTGATGAGTATGGAGGGGTTTCAGGACTTGTAACTCTTGAAGATATTCTTGAAGAGATAGTAGGTGATATTCAAGATGAATTTGATAATGAGCTTGATGAAATAGTTCGCCTTGATGATGGTACTTATCTTTGTGATGCTAGAATTTTAATAGAGGATTTGAATGAAAAGCTTGATTTAAATTTGCCAAATGGAGACTTTGATACTCTTGGAGGTTTTGTTTATGATCTTTTTGGGAGGATTCCTTTGAAAAATGAAAAGGTAGAGTATGGCAATTTAGTTTTTTCTATTAAAAATATGCATCAAAGAAATATTAAAGTGATAAAGATTTCCGAGAAGGAAGGTTTATGA
- a CDS encoding heat-shock protein, with amino-acid sequence MAKSDLNLLVENIKFEHLNVFYDFILSVLNTLSIIDFELSVILCDNVYIQKLNNRFRKKNEPTDVLSFNYNEFNEDLIDGINYKIQGDLIISFEYLKFSAQEFNVEIYEELQRVTIHGILHLMGYKHETNDFQKESMLILQENILRKNKRVF; translated from the coding sequence TTGGCCAAATCTGATTTGAATTTATTGGTAGAAAATATTAAATTTGAGCACCTTAATGTTTTTTATGATTTTATTTTATCTGTTTTAAATACTCTTTCTATTATTGATTTTGAACTTTCAGTTATTCTTTGTGATAATGTTTATATACAAAAATTAAACAATAGGTTTAGAAAAAAGAATGAGCCGACCGATGTTCTTTCTTTTAATTATAATGAATTTAACGAAGATTTGATTGATGGCATAAATTATAAAATACAAGGAGATCTTATAATATCTTTTGAATATTTAAAATTTAGTGCTCAAGAGTTTAACGTTGAAATTTATGAAGAGCTTCAACGTGTTACTATTCATGGGATTTTGCATTTAATGGGATATAAACATGAAACTAATGATTTTCAAAAAGAAAGTATGTTAATTCTTCAAGAAAATATCTTAAGAAAAAATAAAAGGGTATTTTAG
- a CDS encoding thioredoxin translates to MAISLTKEDFVAKVFDYKNNKEWNFKGERPAIIDFYADWCGPCKMLSPIFERLSKKYENSVDFYKVDTDKEQEVSSMLGIQSLPTILFIPIDGKPKVSLGFLQEDAFENIIKDFFGF, encoded by the coding sequence ATGGCTATTTCTTTAACCAAGGAAGATTTTGTTGCTAAGGTTTTTGATTATAAGAATAATAAAGAGTGGAATTTTAAAGGCGAAAGGCCCGCAATAATAGATTTTTATGCTGATTGGTGTGGTCCATGTAAAATGCTTTCTCCAATTTTTGAAAGACTTTCCAAAAAATATGAGAATAGTGTTGATTTTTATAAAGTAGATACAGACAAAGAGCAAGAGGTTTCTTCTATGCTTGGTATACAAAGCCTTCCAACTATTCTTTTTATTCCTATTGATGGCAAGCCAAAGGTTTCTTTAGGGTTTTTACAAGAAGATGCTTTTGAGAATATAATTAAGGATTTTTTTGGTTTTTAG
- a CDS encoding 16S rRNA methyltransferase, with translation MNLMLITSNEFKTGISPNDTRAEHLVKILKLKDNDKFKFGILGEKGIYYCIYKKDKKLFFKKSFKIGESNQLKKLNVLIGMIRPIVAKRIIKELASIGICEIIFFNTELTEKSYLNSKIFKNNDYEKHLITGAMQGGITHLPKIKIMKNLKDALKYIKQENFEIKILLEKNSEKNLIDIEKVNNATIIVGPERGFTEKEKQLITEHNFSSYSMSSNILRTETAVIAASIITVSKLINV, from the coding sequence ATGAATTTAATGTTAATAACTTCTAATGAATTTAAAACAGGAATTTCACCCAATGACACTAGGGCAGAACATCTTGTTAAGATCTTAAAATTAAAAGATAACGATAAATTTAAATTTGGCATTCTCGGAGAAAAAGGCATATACTATTGTATTTATAAAAAAGATAAAAAACTATTCTTTAAAAAAAGCTTTAAAATAGGAGAATCTAATCAACTTAAAAAATTAAATGTACTAATTGGAATGATAAGGCCAATTGTTGCTAAGAGAATCATAAAAGAACTTGCTAGCATTGGAATATGCGAAATAATTTTTTTCAACACTGAGCTTACTGAAAAATCATATTTAAATTCTAAAATCTTTAAAAACAATGATTACGAAAAACATTTAATAACTGGAGCAATGCAAGGAGGAATAACGCATTTGCCAAAAATAAAAATTATGAAAAATTTGAAAGATGCTCTCAAATATATTAAACAAGAAAATTTTGAAATAAAGATATTGCTTGAAAAAAACAGCGAAAAAAATTTAATTGATATAGAAAAAGTAAATAATGCAACCATTATTGTAGGTCCTGAGAGAGGGTTTACAGAAAAAGAAAAACAATTAATAACAGAACATAATTTTTCTTCTTACAGCATGTCTTCAAACATTCTAAGAACAGAAACAGCCGTAATCGCTGCATCAATTATAACTGTATCAAAACTAATTAATGTGTGA
- a CDS encoding methionyl-tRNA formyltransferase: MKIFFVSSSFIALEVFKEIIRHYEVVGVLTLPDKPKGRGQKLSQNAIKTEAIARGVKVFDPLVLDNNTLNLIKDLNPDLMLVFSYGKIFKQEFLDIFPKGCVNVHPSLLPKYRGVSPIQSAILNGDCVSGITIQSMALEMDSGNILVQKKFEIRSCDTSYDISKLVSRLSPSLVLEALEKISNGFLGIPQKASEATFCSFFKKELGFIDFNLSAFEIKSRINACNPWPLVRAKLNHSDIIFHRADFLKIDSYKERKVGEIVDFDFERGLFVNTGRGILLLLEIQRPGRRVLDFKSFYNGSRQLIGQVFS; encoded by the coding sequence ATGAAAATATTTTTTGTAAGCTCTTCTTTTATTGCTTTAGAGGTTTTCAAAGAGATTATAAGGCATTATGAAGTGGTTGGAGTTTTGACCTTGCCGGATAAACCTAAAGGAAGAGGGCAAAAGTTGAGTCAAAATGCAATAAAGACGGAAGCTATTGCTAGAGGTGTTAAAGTTTTTGATCCCTTAGTTCTTGATAATAATACCTTAAATTTAATTAAAGACTTGAATCCAGATTTAATGTTAGTTTTCTCTTATGGCAAGATATTTAAGCAGGAATTTTTGGATATTTTTCCAAAGGGCTGTGTTAATGTTCATCCTTCTCTTTTGCCCAAATATAGAGGTGTTTCTCCAATTCAATCTGCAATTTTAAACGGCGATTGTGTTAGTGGTATTACTATTCAGAGTATGGCTTTAGAAATGGATAGCGGTAATATTTTAGTGCAAAAAAAATTTGAAATAAGATCTTGTGATACAAGTTATGATATTTCAAAGCTTGTTTCTAGACTTAGCCCAAGTCTTGTTTTAGAAGCTCTGGAAAAAATTAGCAATGGTTTTTTGGGAATTCCTCAAAAAGCAAGCGAAGCTACTTTTTGTTCTTTTTTTAAAAAAGAATTGGGATTTATAGATTTTAATTTAAGTGCATTTGAGATTAAAAGCAGAATTAATGCGTGCAATCCTTGGCCGCTTGTAAGAGCTAAGCTTAATCATAGTGATATTATTTTCCATAGAGCTGATTTTTTGAAAATAGATTCATATAAAGAGAGAAAAGTAGGAGAAATTGTTGATTTTGACTTTGAAAGAGGACTATTTGTTAATACTGGAAGGGGTATTCTTTTGCTCTTAGAAATTCAAAGACCCGGAAGAAGGGTTTTGGATTTTAAGTCTTTTTATAATGGAAGTAGGCAGCTAATAGGACAAGTATTTTCTTAA
- a CDS encoding peptide deformylase, which produces MEMVFYPNDLLRVKTKQIGNIDNKIRNYAKKMIELMDISGGVGLAAPQVGLDLSLFVVRENKMARPLVFINPLITETSYELSSYKEGCLSIPGVYYDLMRPKSIVVSSYDENGKSFTIENSDFLARIIQHEMDHLNGILFIDYYEERVKNKLLKPYLRGRGLKAK; this is translated from the coding sequence ATGGAAATGGTATTTTATCCTAATGATTTGCTTCGTGTTAAAACAAAGCAAATTGGCAATATTGATAATAAAATTAGAAATTATGCAAAGAAGATGATAGAATTAATGGATATTAGTGGTGGAGTTGGGCTTGCTGCTCCCCAGGTGGGTCTTGACTTGTCGCTTTTTGTAGTTAGAGAGAATAAAATGGCAAGGCCTTTGGTTTTTATTAATCCGTTAATCACAGAGACTTCTTATGAGCTTAGTTCTTACAAAGAAGGATGCTTGAGTATACCAGGAGTTTATTATGATTTAATGAGACCCAAGTCTATTGTGGTGAGCTCTTATGATGAGAATGGAAAATCTTTTACCATAGAAAATTCTGATTTTTTGGCAAGAATCATTCAACATGAAATGGACCATTTAAATGGGATTCTTTTTATTGATTATTACGAAGAAAGGGTAAAAAATAAATTGTTAAAGCCTTATTTGAGAGGAAGAGGTCTTAAAGCAAAATGA